In the Candidatus Deferrimicrobiaceae bacterium genome, TGCGGGAAAACCCCCTTGAGCATGTATCTGGCGGTGCACGGCTGGAAAGTGGCCAACGTCCCGATCCTCAAGGATATCCCGCTCCCCGACGAGGTGTACCGAACGGACCGCCGCAAGGTGATCGGCCTGAGCATCGAGTACACCCACCTGATGGAGCACCGAAGGAAGCGCGAGGTGCTCCTGGGCGCGGGCATCATGACGGACTATTCCAGACCCTCCCTGGTCTTCGCGGAGCTCGAGACCGCGAGGAAGATCTACCGGGACGGCGAGTTCTACGTGGTCGACGTCACGGACAAGCCGATCGAGATCATCGCCGACGAGATCATCCAGGTCGTCACCCGGAGCCGGAAGGAACCGCAACGCCCCCCCCTGCCTCCGTAGGCCCCTCCTCCGCGCCGGGATCCCTTCTCTTCCGCGACGCGCGTCGACAGCCTCTGGGGTTCCCGCCCCCTCCCGCGGATTTGGCCGGGCCTCCGATGCGAAACTCGGCGAGCAGGACCGGAAGGAGTACGCCAAGGTCCTCGAATCGCTTCGGGCGTATGTCAGCGCCAACAACGGGTATGGGAAGGTGCGTGACGTGCCCGCGACCCTTTGGTTCCAGGGATGGACCGATCCGGAGGGGAAGAAGAGCTGGGATCAGAGCCTGAAGGAAAAAGCCGGTTCTTCATCCCGCGTCCGATTCGTTCCTCGACGCCGCCTCGAGGCCGATCGCGCAGACTCTCTTTCGGTAGGCGTCCGGGGTAATCACGCGGAAATACGGCATCCAGCGGGCGGTCTGCTCGTGGAAGTGTATCTCGTTGTGCACCTCGAAGGAAACCACGATGTCGCCGTTTTCCCTGGTCTGGACGATTTCCTGGTGCGGGAAGAAATTCTCCCGGCGGAAGATGTGGGCGACCGATGCGTCGAACTCGACTGCCACCTTCTCCGTTTCCCGGTCGTCGAACAAGATCGCCTGCGCCTCCTCCAGCACCCGCCGGACGGATTCCGGCACCTCCGGGTACCGGCTTCCCGTCGGGCGGACGTTCTCGATAAAGTCGAGGAAGAACTTCTTCGTCTTCCCGTCGTGCCTCGCCACGAGGTACCAGAACCCGCCGTAGTAGAGGATCTTGTACGGTTCCGCCGTGCAGCGCCTCCCGGATTTCCGGTAGGAGAAGGAGACGACCTCCCGGCCCTTGATGTGTCTTTCGAGGGCCAGCTGGGTGCTCGCCACCTGGTCCATGTCGATCTCCTCGTCCCCGGCGATCGGGTAGACGCCGGGCATCCGGAAGATCCGGTTCTTGAGGCCGGTCAGGAACCGGGAATGCTCGGGCCCGAAGACGTGGGCTGCGTAGTCGATCAGGGCGCACACCAGGGACATCTCGGAGGCGTTCGGGATCCTGCCGCCGACGATGGTGTCCGTGGTCAGGGTGTAGGTGTGCTTCTTCCCGTCGGTGATCACGCACGGCAAGCCGGAAAGGTGCAGGAGATGGCGCCGCGCGGTCCGGAGGGCGACTCCGAATTCGTCCGCCACGATCCGGGAGGTGAGGGCCCTGCGTTCGTTCAGGAGCCGGAGCAGC is a window encoding:
- a CDS encoding kinase/pyrophosphorylase, whose amino-acid sequence is CGKTPLSMYLAVHGWKVANVPILKDIPLPDEVYRTDRRKVIGLSIEYTHLMEHRRKREVLLGAGIMTDYSRPSLVFAELETARKIYRDGEFYVVDVTDKPIEIIADEIIQVVTRSRKEPQRPPLPP
- a CDS encoding WYL domain-containing protein; this translates as MAGKRGDGKGKSRKRPANPRPTAGPTRMDWALRLLRLLNERRALTSRIVADEFGVALRTARRHLLHLSGLPCVITDGKKHTYTLTTDTIVGGRIPNASEMSLVCALIDYAAHVFGPEHSRFLTGLKNRIFRMPGVYPIAGDEEIDMDQVASTQLALERHIKGREVVSFSYRKSGRRCTAEPYKILYYGGFWYLVARHDGKTKKFFLDFIENVRPTGSRYPEVPESVRRVLEEAQAILFDDRETEKVAVEFDASVAHIFRRENFFPHQEIVQTRENGDIVVSFEVHNEIHFHEQTARWMPYFRVITPDAYRKRVCAIGLEAASRNESDAG